Proteins encoded together in one Coffea arabica cultivar ET-39 chromosome 2c, Coffea Arabica ET-39 HiFi, whole genome shotgun sequence window:
- the LOC113725221 gene encoding ATP-dependent DNA helicase SRS2-like protein At4g25120 isoform X5 codes for MTSNKENLVVDRGEGGLSAEQRYRISQNFRAAKALLARKRPRQTEPVNLSSPYPRKDGVGRENESPAQLVGIKRLPLSEIPMNVPSSETINLRICNDSTDSCPRVPAKVNVDICATADTKNVINISSLKTPIEQSECCVNLSSSNDVDLNARQRDVFLKDGIGSDSFVTPVRQTSCSSLSEPLSFSTVLDDYFDESILEEIDALCNKSAAKSEIEVSNSIPLEIQHVSNSSGKENTCINLVLSDKNFNTESALNSSSSQECVLEVLRNSDTQVQSMPEEYAKYIMSLNERQQEAACSDISIPLVIVAGPGSGKTSTMVGRVIILLNQGICPSHILAMTFTTAAASEMRERIGAVAGKATAKELTISTFHSFSLQLCRLHAEKLGRTPEFLVYGHGQQRRAVIEAIRLSENGKKKSNYKLQQADEVSGVSSPQYFKDESKKWLKYITKAKAAGRTPEDCCRIGDERGADILRNYEEILKSCNALDYHDLISCSVKLLNEFPAVFKECQESWKAIVIDEFQDTSSMQYSLLCILASHKRITIVGDEDQSIFGFNGADVSGFHSFRKDFPMHKEVRLNKNYRSTRCIVEAASSLIRNNLERCESKDVLTDNSSGSKITVKECSNENSQCAFVVDKILEITSDGSAAKCNFGNIAVLYRRQVSGKIFQTTFRNRSIPFNIHGVAFYRKKVVRAIIAMLRTALPACDDAPYRKVFKALLPFEKEEKKKVIEHIDKVSTVRECSFISAATDIFSAKISGTFKRTQLTQGRKVLLTLDMISKLIHTEQSISAVITSVSNMIPQRYLLEQRAVVDVDGGKLLNEDNDLRSVLQYLLDDVSDFLTMQGATVEVKTDDGAEGKGCPALLKAFIDYVSERERENFRSRRQDNKDSVTLTTIHQSKGLEWDVVFIIKVNETEIPLLHESNGVTNEKGSSVEEERRLLYVAMTRARKKLFILYLIMDSNWQILQPSRFFREIPRHLQEVQDEPSVQSLQENNGQLSRQTLEIATSVQTKTELVEVNSKPSGSICEACDEVSNESNEFLERCNANSFLRRFHVDDRGAVSQLFHQWAKKPAFHDPKRLLNKVGFVIDERLRAKKSNRKDVLRTLKSCLHSDEAFHFAISVLKWEQIPADKRAQLMREKQEHFQKQRIESAMNSSKATSKQIAYLQNLGCTVAPTSRLHASRLIEQYKSL; via the exons ATGACGAGTAACAAGGAGAATCTGGTGGTCGACCGGGGCGAGGGTGGTTTATCGGCGGAACAGCGGTATcgtatttctcaaaatttcagaGCTGCCAAGGCGCTCCTTGCTCGCAAGCGACCTCGCCAAACCGAACCCGTCAATCTCTCTTCTCCATATCCCCGCAA AGATGGGGTCGGACGGGAAAATGAGTCTCCTGCTCAGTTGGTGGGTATTAAAAGACTTCCCCTTTCTGAGATACCTATGAACGTGCCATCCTCTGAAACTATCAACTTGAGAATCTGCAATGATAGTACTGATTCATGCCCCAGGGTTCCAGCTAAGGTTAATGTTGATATTTGTGCAACTGCGGACACCAAGAATGTAATTAATATAAGTTCGTTAAAAACTCCTATAGAACAATCAGAGTGTTGCGTGAATCTCTCAAGTAGTAATGATGTTGATCTAAATGCAAGGCAAAGAGATGTTTTCCTGAAAGATGGGATTGGGTCGGATTCATTTGTCACTCCTGTGAGGCAAACTAGCTGCTCTAGCTTGAGTGAACCCTTATCTTTCTCTACTGTTTTAGATGATTATTTTGATGAATCCATTCTGGAGGAAATTGACGCTTTATGTAACAAGTCAGCAGCAAAATCTGAAATAGAGGTGTCAAACAGTATTCCGTTGGAGATTCAGCATGTTAGCAACAGCAGTGGGAAGGAGAACACTTGCATTAATCTTGTCCTTTCAGATAAGAACTTCAATACTGAAAGTGCATTGAACTCCAGTAGCAGCCAGGAATGTGTATTGGAAGTATTAAGAAATTCTGACACACAGGTACAGAGCATGCCTGAAGAGTATGCTAAATATATCATGTCTCTAAATGAGAGGCAGCAGGAAGCAGCTTGTAGTGACATTTCAATTCCTTTGGTGATTGTTGCCGGACCAGGAAGTGGAAAG ACTTCTACAATGGTTGGGCGCGTTATCATACTGCTGAACCAG GGAATTTGTCCGTCCCACATTTTGGCAATGACATTTACTACAGCAGCTGCATCCGAAATGAGAGAGCGTATTGGAGCCGTGGCAGGGAAAGCAACAGCCAAAGAGCTCACAATCAGCACATTTCACTCATTTTCGTTACAACTTTGTCGTTTGCATGCTGAGAA GTTAGGTCGAACACCTGAGTTTTTGGTATATGGACATGGACAACAGAGAAGAGCTGTCATCGAGGCTATCCGCTTATCGGAGAATGGGAAGAAAAAGTCAAATTATAAACTTCAACAGGCAGACGAAGTGTCTGGTGTGAGTTCCCCACAGTATTTCAAAGATGAATCAAAGAAGTGGCTTAAATACATAACCAAG GCAAAAGCAGCAGGCAGGACTCCTGAAGATTGCTGCAGAATAGGTGATGAGAGAGGA GCTGATATTCTACGGAACTACGAAGAAATACTGAAATCTTGTAATGCTTTGGATTACCATGACCTAATCAGCTGTTCTGTGAAGTTGCTGAATGAGTTTCCTGCAG TATTCAAGGAGTGCCAGGAGTCATGGAAAGCAATTGTTATTGATGAGTTTCAAGACACAAGTTCCATGCAGTACAGTCTGTTGTGCATTCTTGCATCCCATAAACGCATAACTATTGTTGGTGATGAGGATCAG TCTATCTTTGGTTTTAATGGTGCTGATGTTTCTGGATTCCATTCGTTTCGAAAAGATTTTCCTATGCACAAAGAG GTTAGACTGAACAAAAACTACAGATCCACTCGTTGTATTGTTGAAGCTGCATCATCTCTTATTCGAAATAATTTGGAACGATGCGAATCAAAAGATGTTCTCACAGATAATTCCTCTGGTTCTAAG ATAACAGTAAAAGAATGTAGCAATGAAAATTCACAGTGCGCATTTGTGGTTGATAAAATCTTAGAAATTACTTCTGATGGTTCAGCTGCAAAGTGCAACTTTGGCAACATTGCTGTGCTTTACCGGAGACAG GTGTCAGGGAAGATTTTCCAAACAACCTTCCGCAATCGAAGTATTCCATTCAACATTCATGGGGTAGCTTTCTACAGGAAAAAG GTAGTGAGAGCTATTATTGCTATGCTTAGAACAGCATTGCCTGCTTGTGATGATGCACCATATCGCAAAGTATTCAAAGCTTTGCTACCATTtgagaaagaggaaaagaaaaag gtAATTGAACATATAGATAAAGTGTCAACCGTAAGGGAATGTAGCTTTATATCTGCAGCTACCGACATATTTAGTGCAAAGATATCTGGCACCTTCAAGAG GACTCAACTTACTCAGGGACGAAAGGTGTTGCTCACTCTAGACATGATATCAAAACTTATTCATACG GAACAGTCAATTTCAGCTGTTATAACATCTGTGTCAAACATGATACCTCAG AGATACCTTCTCGAACAACGGGCAGTTGTTGATGTAGATGGAGGAAAATTGCTAAATGAAGACAATGACCTTAGATCT GTGCTCCAATATTTGTTGGATGATGTCTCGGATTTTTTGACGATGCAAGGTGCTACAGTCGAAGTGAAGACTGATGATGGTGCAGAAGGGAAAGGTTGTCCGGCACTGCTCAAAGCTTTTATTGACTATGTATCTGAACGGGAGAGAGAAAACTTCCGTTCTAGAAGACAGGATAACAAAGACTCTGTTACCCTTACTACCATTCACCAG TCGAAAGGCTTGGAATGGGATGTTGTTTTCATTATAAAG GTTAATGAGACTGAGATTCCCCTGCTGCATGAATCGAATGGTGTGACAAATGAGAAGGGTTCCTCAGTTGAG gagGAAAGACGCTTGTTGTATGTTGCGATGACAAGAGCTCGGAAAAAACTTTTCATCCTATATCTGATTATGGATTCAAATTGGCAG ATTCTTCAACCTTCTCGATTTTTTAGAGAAATTCCACGTCATCTTCAAGAGGTCCAA GATGAGCCGAGTGTACAAAGTTTGCAGGAAAATAACGGGCAACTTTCTCGACAAACTCTAGAAATTGCTACTAGTGTACAAACCAAAACAGAATTAGTTGAAGTCAATAGTAAACCAAGTGGCTCTATCTGTGAAGCCTGTGATGAAGTGTCCAATGaatcaaatgaatttttagagCGCTGTAATGCTAATAGTTTTTTGCGAAG ATTCCATGTGGATGATCGAGGTGCTGTTTCCCAGCTATTCCATCAATGGGCTAAAAAGCCCGCATTTCATGACCCAAAGAGGTTACTCAACAAG GTTGGCTTCGTCATCGATGAACGTCTTAGAGCTAAGAAGAGCAACCGCAAG GATGTCTTGCGCACATTGAAGTCTTGCTTACATTCTGATGAAGCTTTTCATTTCGCAATATCT GTTCTGAAATGGGAGCAAATTCCTGCTGACAAGCGAGCTCAGTTAATGAGAGAGAAGCAG
- the LOC113725221 gene encoding ATP-dependent DNA helicase SRS2-like protein At4g25120 isoform X4: protein MTSNKENLVVDRGEGGLSAEQRYRISQNFRAAKALLARKRPRQTEPVNLSSPYPRKDGVGRENESPAQLVGIKRLPLSEIPMNVPSSETINLRICNDSTDSCPRVPAKVNVDICATADTKNVINISSLKTPIEQSECCVNLSSSNDVDLNARQRDVFLKDGIGSDSFVTPVRQTSCSSLSEPLSFSTVLDDYFDESILEEIDALCNKSAAKSEIEVSNSIPLEIQHVSNSSGKENTCINLVLSDKNFNTESALNSSSSQECVLEVLRNSDTQVQSMPEEYAKYIMSLNERQQEAACSDISIPLVIVAGPGSGKTSTMVGRVIILLNQGICPSHILAMTFTTAAASEMRERIGAVAGKATAKELTISTFHSFSLQLCRLHAEKLGRTPEFLVYGHGQQRRAVIEAIRLSENGKKKSNYKLQQADEVSGVSSPQYFKDESKKWLKYITKAKAAGRTPEDCCRIGDERGADILRNYEEILKSCNALDYHDLISCSVKLLNEFPAVFKECQESWKAIVIDEFQDTSSMQYSLLCILASHKRITIVGDEDQSIFGFNGADVSGFHSFRKDFPMHKEVRLNKNYRSTRCIVEAASSLIRNNLERCESKDVLTDNSSGSKITVKECSNENSQCAFVVDKILEITSDGSAAKCNFGNIAVLYRRQVSGKIFQTTFRNRSIPFNIHGVAFYRKKVVRAIIAMLRTALPACDDAPYRKVFKALLPFEKEEKKKVIEHIDKVSTVRECSFISAATDIFSAKISGTFKRTQLTQGRKVLLTLDMISKLIHTEQSISAVITSVSNMIPQIKKELLRFSLVGIFLNLEPTMTNGVPTTTSASNPTTSGILLLVAFDVLRIKGLWTCKVTEGELQRYLLEQRAVVDVDGGKLLNEDNDLRSVLQYLLDDVSDFLTMQGATVEVKTDDGAEGKGCPALLKAFIDYVSERERENFRSRRQDNKDSVTLTTIHQSKGLEWDVVFIIKVNETEIPLLHESNGVTNEKGSSVEEERRLLYVAMTRARKKLFILYLIMDSNWQILQPSRFFREIPRHLQEVQDEPSVQSLQENNGQLSRQTLEIATSVQTKTELVEVNSKPSGSICEACDEVSNESNEFLERCNANSFLRRFHVDDRGAVSQLFHQWAKKPAFHDPKRLLNKVGFVIDERLRAKKSNRKVLKWEQIPADKRAQLMREKQEHFQKQRIESAMNSSKATSKQIAYLQNLGCTVAPTSRLHASRLIEQYKSL, encoded by the exons ATGACGAGTAACAAGGAGAATCTGGTGGTCGACCGGGGCGAGGGTGGTTTATCGGCGGAACAGCGGTATcgtatttctcaaaatttcagaGCTGCCAAGGCGCTCCTTGCTCGCAAGCGACCTCGCCAAACCGAACCCGTCAATCTCTCTTCTCCATATCCCCGCAA AGATGGGGTCGGACGGGAAAATGAGTCTCCTGCTCAGTTGGTGGGTATTAAAAGACTTCCCCTTTCTGAGATACCTATGAACGTGCCATCCTCTGAAACTATCAACTTGAGAATCTGCAATGATAGTACTGATTCATGCCCCAGGGTTCCAGCTAAGGTTAATGTTGATATTTGTGCAACTGCGGACACCAAGAATGTAATTAATATAAGTTCGTTAAAAACTCCTATAGAACAATCAGAGTGTTGCGTGAATCTCTCAAGTAGTAATGATGTTGATCTAAATGCAAGGCAAAGAGATGTTTTCCTGAAAGATGGGATTGGGTCGGATTCATTTGTCACTCCTGTGAGGCAAACTAGCTGCTCTAGCTTGAGTGAACCCTTATCTTTCTCTACTGTTTTAGATGATTATTTTGATGAATCCATTCTGGAGGAAATTGACGCTTTATGTAACAAGTCAGCAGCAAAATCTGAAATAGAGGTGTCAAACAGTATTCCGTTGGAGATTCAGCATGTTAGCAACAGCAGTGGGAAGGAGAACACTTGCATTAATCTTGTCCTTTCAGATAAGAACTTCAATACTGAAAGTGCATTGAACTCCAGTAGCAGCCAGGAATGTGTATTGGAAGTATTAAGAAATTCTGACACACAGGTACAGAGCATGCCTGAAGAGTATGCTAAATATATCATGTCTCTAAATGAGAGGCAGCAGGAAGCAGCTTGTAGTGACATTTCAATTCCTTTGGTGATTGTTGCCGGACCAGGAAGTGGAAAG ACTTCTACAATGGTTGGGCGCGTTATCATACTGCTGAACCAG GGAATTTGTCCGTCCCACATTTTGGCAATGACATTTACTACAGCAGCTGCATCCGAAATGAGAGAGCGTATTGGAGCCGTGGCAGGGAAAGCAACAGCCAAAGAGCTCACAATCAGCACATTTCACTCATTTTCGTTACAACTTTGTCGTTTGCATGCTGAGAA GTTAGGTCGAACACCTGAGTTTTTGGTATATGGACATGGACAACAGAGAAGAGCTGTCATCGAGGCTATCCGCTTATCGGAGAATGGGAAGAAAAAGTCAAATTATAAACTTCAACAGGCAGACGAAGTGTCTGGTGTGAGTTCCCCACAGTATTTCAAAGATGAATCAAAGAAGTGGCTTAAATACATAACCAAG GCAAAAGCAGCAGGCAGGACTCCTGAAGATTGCTGCAGAATAGGTGATGAGAGAGGA GCTGATATTCTACGGAACTACGAAGAAATACTGAAATCTTGTAATGCTTTGGATTACCATGACCTAATCAGCTGTTCTGTGAAGTTGCTGAATGAGTTTCCTGCAG TATTCAAGGAGTGCCAGGAGTCATGGAAAGCAATTGTTATTGATGAGTTTCAAGACACAAGTTCCATGCAGTACAGTCTGTTGTGCATTCTTGCATCCCATAAACGCATAACTATTGTTGGTGATGAGGATCAG TCTATCTTTGGTTTTAATGGTGCTGATGTTTCTGGATTCCATTCGTTTCGAAAAGATTTTCCTATGCACAAAGAG GTTAGACTGAACAAAAACTACAGATCCACTCGTTGTATTGTTGAAGCTGCATCATCTCTTATTCGAAATAATTTGGAACGATGCGAATCAAAAGATGTTCTCACAGATAATTCCTCTGGTTCTAAG ATAACAGTAAAAGAATGTAGCAATGAAAATTCACAGTGCGCATTTGTGGTTGATAAAATCTTAGAAATTACTTCTGATGGTTCAGCTGCAAAGTGCAACTTTGGCAACATTGCTGTGCTTTACCGGAGACAG GTGTCAGGGAAGATTTTCCAAACAACCTTCCGCAATCGAAGTATTCCATTCAACATTCATGGGGTAGCTTTCTACAGGAAAAAG GTAGTGAGAGCTATTATTGCTATGCTTAGAACAGCATTGCCTGCTTGTGATGATGCACCATATCGCAAAGTATTCAAAGCTTTGCTACCATTtgagaaagaggaaaagaaaaag gtAATTGAACATATAGATAAAGTGTCAACCGTAAGGGAATGTAGCTTTATATCTGCAGCTACCGACATATTTAGTGCAAAGATATCTGGCACCTTCAAGAG GACTCAACTTACTCAGGGACGAAAGGTGTTGCTCACTCTAGACATGATATCAAAACTTATTCATACG GAACAGTCAATTTCAGCTGTTATAACATCTGTGTCAAACATGATACCTCAG ATCAAGAAAGAACTCTTAAGGTTTTCCTTAG TAGGCATATTCCTGAATTTGGAGCCAACAATGACAAATGGTGTCCCAACTACAACTTCAGCATCTAATCCAACAACCTCAGGCATCCTTTTGCTAGTGGCGTTTGATGTGCTCAGAATAAAGGGTTTGTGGACATGCAAAGTGACAGAGGGAGAATTGCAA AGATACCTTCTCGAACAACGGGCAGTTGTTGATGTAGATGGAGGAAAATTGCTAAATGAAGACAATGACCTTAGATCT GTGCTCCAATATTTGTTGGATGATGTCTCGGATTTTTTGACGATGCAAGGTGCTACAGTCGAAGTGAAGACTGATGATGGTGCAGAAGGGAAAGGTTGTCCGGCACTGCTCAAAGCTTTTATTGACTATGTATCTGAACGGGAGAGAGAAAACTTCCGTTCTAGAAGACAGGATAACAAAGACTCTGTTACCCTTACTACCATTCACCAG TCGAAAGGCTTGGAATGGGATGTTGTTTTCATTATAAAG GTTAATGAGACTGAGATTCCCCTGCTGCATGAATCGAATGGTGTGACAAATGAGAAGGGTTCCTCAGTTGAG gagGAAAGACGCTTGTTGTATGTTGCGATGACAAGAGCTCGGAAAAAACTTTTCATCCTATATCTGATTATGGATTCAAATTGGCAG ATTCTTCAACCTTCTCGATTTTTTAGAGAAATTCCACGTCATCTTCAAGAGGTCCAA GATGAGCCGAGTGTACAAAGTTTGCAGGAAAATAACGGGCAACTTTCTCGACAAACTCTAGAAATTGCTACTAGTGTACAAACCAAAACAGAATTAGTTGAAGTCAATAGTAAACCAAGTGGCTCTATCTGTGAAGCCTGTGATGAAGTGTCCAATGaatcaaatgaatttttagagCGCTGTAATGCTAATAGTTTTTTGCGAAG ATTCCATGTGGATGATCGAGGTGCTGTTTCCCAGCTATTCCATCAATGGGCTAAAAAGCCCGCATTTCATGACCCAAAGAGGTTACTCAACAAG GTTGGCTTCGTCATCGATGAACGTCTTAGAGCTAAGAAGAGCAACCGCAAG GTTCTGAAATGGGAGCAAATTCCTGCTGACAAGCGAGCTCAGTTAATGAGAGAGAAGCAG
- the LOC113725221 gene encoding ATP-dependent DNA helicase SRS2-like protein At4g25120 isoform X3 has product MTSNKENLVVDRGEGGLSAEQRYRISQNFRAAKALLARKRPRQTEPVNLSSPYPRKDGVGRENESPAQLVGIKRLPLSEIPMNVPSSETINLRICNDSTDSCPRVPAKVNVDICATADTKNVINISSLKTPIEQSECCVNLSSSNDVDLNARQRDVFLKDGIGSDSFVTPVRQTSCSSLSEPLSFSTVLDDYFDESILEEIDALCNKSAAKSEIEVSNSIPLEIQHVSNSSGKENTCINLVLSDKNFNTESALNSSSSQECVLEVLRNSDTQVQSMPEEYAKYIMSLNERQQEAACSDISIPLVIVAGPGSGKTSTMVGRVIILLNQGICPSHILAMTFTTAAASEMRERIGAVAGKATAKELTISTFHSFSLQLCRLHAEKLGRTPEFLVYGHGQQRRAVIEAIRLSENGKKKSNYKLQQADEVSGVSSPQYFKDESKKWLKYITKAKAAGRTPEDCCRIGDERGADILRNYEEILKSCNALDYHDLISCSVKLLNEFPAVFKECQESWKAIVIDEFQDTSSMQYSLLCILASHKRITIVGDEDQSIFGFNGADVSGFHSFRKDFPMHKEVRLNKNYRSTRCIVEAASSLIRNNLERCESKDVLTDNSSGSKITVKECSNENSQCAFVVDKILEITSDGSAAKCNFGNIAVLYRRQVSGKIFQTTFRNRSIPFNIHGVAFYRKKVVRAIIAMLRTALPACDDAPYRKVFKALLPFEKEEKKKVIEHIDKVSTVRECSFISAATDIFSAKISGTFKRTQLTQGRKVLLTLDMISKLIHTEQSISAVITSVSNMIPQIKKELLRFSLVGIFLNLEPTMTNGVPTTTSASNPTTSGILLLVAFDVLRIKGLWTCKVTEGELQRYLLEQRAVVDVDGGKLLNEDNDLRSVLQYLLDDVSDFLTMQGATVEVKTDDGAEGKGCPALLKAFIDYVSERERENFRSRRQDNKDSVTLTTIHQVNETEIPLLHESNGVTNEKGSSVEEERRLLYVAMTRARKKLFILYLIMDSNWQILQPSRFFREIPRHLQEVQDEPSVQSLQENNGQLSRQTLEIATSVQTKTELVEVNSKPSGSICEACDEVSNESNEFLERCNANSFLRRFHVDDRGAVSQLFHQWAKKPAFHDPKRLLNKVGFVIDERLRAKKSNRKDVLRTLKSCLHSDEAFHFAISVLKWEQIPADKRAQLMREKQEHFQKQRIESAMNSSKATSKQIAYLQNLGCTVAPTSRLHASRLIEQYKSL; this is encoded by the exons ATGACGAGTAACAAGGAGAATCTGGTGGTCGACCGGGGCGAGGGTGGTTTATCGGCGGAACAGCGGTATcgtatttctcaaaatttcagaGCTGCCAAGGCGCTCCTTGCTCGCAAGCGACCTCGCCAAACCGAACCCGTCAATCTCTCTTCTCCATATCCCCGCAA AGATGGGGTCGGACGGGAAAATGAGTCTCCTGCTCAGTTGGTGGGTATTAAAAGACTTCCCCTTTCTGAGATACCTATGAACGTGCCATCCTCTGAAACTATCAACTTGAGAATCTGCAATGATAGTACTGATTCATGCCCCAGGGTTCCAGCTAAGGTTAATGTTGATATTTGTGCAACTGCGGACACCAAGAATGTAATTAATATAAGTTCGTTAAAAACTCCTATAGAACAATCAGAGTGTTGCGTGAATCTCTCAAGTAGTAATGATGTTGATCTAAATGCAAGGCAAAGAGATGTTTTCCTGAAAGATGGGATTGGGTCGGATTCATTTGTCACTCCTGTGAGGCAAACTAGCTGCTCTAGCTTGAGTGAACCCTTATCTTTCTCTACTGTTTTAGATGATTATTTTGATGAATCCATTCTGGAGGAAATTGACGCTTTATGTAACAAGTCAGCAGCAAAATCTGAAATAGAGGTGTCAAACAGTATTCCGTTGGAGATTCAGCATGTTAGCAACAGCAGTGGGAAGGAGAACACTTGCATTAATCTTGTCCTTTCAGATAAGAACTTCAATACTGAAAGTGCATTGAACTCCAGTAGCAGCCAGGAATGTGTATTGGAAGTATTAAGAAATTCTGACACACAGGTACAGAGCATGCCTGAAGAGTATGCTAAATATATCATGTCTCTAAATGAGAGGCAGCAGGAAGCAGCTTGTAGTGACATTTCAATTCCTTTGGTGATTGTTGCCGGACCAGGAAGTGGAAAG ACTTCTACAATGGTTGGGCGCGTTATCATACTGCTGAACCAG GGAATTTGTCCGTCCCACATTTTGGCAATGACATTTACTACAGCAGCTGCATCCGAAATGAGAGAGCGTATTGGAGCCGTGGCAGGGAAAGCAACAGCCAAAGAGCTCACAATCAGCACATTTCACTCATTTTCGTTACAACTTTGTCGTTTGCATGCTGAGAA GTTAGGTCGAACACCTGAGTTTTTGGTATATGGACATGGACAACAGAGAAGAGCTGTCATCGAGGCTATCCGCTTATCGGAGAATGGGAAGAAAAAGTCAAATTATAAACTTCAACAGGCAGACGAAGTGTCTGGTGTGAGTTCCCCACAGTATTTCAAAGATGAATCAAAGAAGTGGCTTAAATACATAACCAAG GCAAAAGCAGCAGGCAGGACTCCTGAAGATTGCTGCAGAATAGGTGATGAGAGAGGA GCTGATATTCTACGGAACTACGAAGAAATACTGAAATCTTGTAATGCTTTGGATTACCATGACCTAATCAGCTGTTCTGTGAAGTTGCTGAATGAGTTTCCTGCAG TATTCAAGGAGTGCCAGGAGTCATGGAAAGCAATTGTTATTGATGAGTTTCAAGACACAAGTTCCATGCAGTACAGTCTGTTGTGCATTCTTGCATCCCATAAACGCATAACTATTGTTGGTGATGAGGATCAG TCTATCTTTGGTTTTAATGGTGCTGATGTTTCTGGATTCCATTCGTTTCGAAAAGATTTTCCTATGCACAAAGAG GTTAGACTGAACAAAAACTACAGATCCACTCGTTGTATTGTTGAAGCTGCATCATCTCTTATTCGAAATAATTTGGAACGATGCGAATCAAAAGATGTTCTCACAGATAATTCCTCTGGTTCTAAG ATAACAGTAAAAGAATGTAGCAATGAAAATTCACAGTGCGCATTTGTGGTTGATAAAATCTTAGAAATTACTTCTGATGGTTCAGCTGCAAAGTGCAACTTTGGCAACATTGCTGTGCTTTACCGGAGACAG GTGTCAGGGAAGATTTTCCAAACAACCTTCCGCAATCGAAGTATTCCATTCAACATTCATGGGGTAGCTTTCTACAGGAAAAAG GTAGTGAGAGCTATTATTGCTATGCTTAGAACAGCATTGCCTGCTTGTGATGATGCACCATATCGCAAAGTATTCAAAGCTTTGCTACCATTtgagaaagaggaaaagaaaaag gtAATTGAACATATAGATAAAGTGTCAACCGTAAGGGAATGTAGCTTTATATCTGCAGCTACCGACATATTTAGTGCAAAGATATCTGGCACCTTCAAGAG GACTCAACTTACTCAGGGACGAAAGGTGTTGCTCACTCTAGACATGATATCAAAACTTATTCATACG GAACAGTCAATTTCAGCTGTTATAACATCTGTGTCAAACATGATACCTCAG ATCAAGAAAGAACTCTTAAGGTTTTCCTTAG TAGGCATATTCCTGAATTTGGAGCCAACAATGACAAATGGTGTCCCAACTACAACTTCAGCATCTAATCCAACAACCTCAGGCATCCTTTTGCTAGTGGCGTTTGATGTGCTCAGAATAAAGGGTTTGTGGACATGCAAAGTGACAGAGGGAGAATTGCAA AGATACCTTCTCGAACAACGGGCAGTTGTTGATGTAGATGGAGGAAAATTGCTAAATGAAGACAATGACCTTAGATCT GTGCTCCAATATTTGTTGGATGATGTCTCGGATTTTTTGACGATGCAAGGTGCTACAGTCGAAGTGAAGACTGATGATGGTGCAGAAGGGAAAGGTTGTCCGGCACTGCTCAAAGCTTTTATTGACTATGTATCTGAACGGGAGAGAGAAAACTTCCGTTCTAGAAGACAGGATAACAAAGACTCTGTTACCCTTACTACCATTCACCAG GTTAATGAGACTGAGATTCCCCTGCTGCATGAATCGAATGGTGTGACAAATGAGAAGGGTTCCTCAGTTGAG gagGAAAGACGCTTGTTGTATGTTGCGATGACAAGAGCTCGGAAAAAACTTTTCATCCTATATCTGATTATGGATTCAAATTGGCAG ATTCTTCAACCTTCTCGATTTTTTAGAGAAATTCCACGTCATCTTCAAGAGGTCCAA GATGAGCCGAGTGTACAAAGTTTGCAGGAAAATAACGGGCAACTTTCTCGACAAACTCTAGAAATTGCTACTAGTGTACAAACCAAAACAGAATTAGTTGAAGTCAATAGTAAACCAAGTGGCTCTATCTGTGAAGCCTGTGATGAAGTGTCCAATGaatcaaatgaatttttagagCGCTGTAATGCTAATAGTTTTTTGCGAAG ATTCCATGTGGATGATCGAGGTGCTGTTTCCCAGCTATTCCATCAATGGGCTAAAAAGCCCGCATTTCATGACCCAAAGAGGTTACTCAACAAG GTTGGCTTCGTCATCGATGAACGTCTTAGAGCTAAGAAGAGCAACCGCAAG GATGTCTTGCGCACATTGAAGTCTTGCTTACATTCTGATGAAGCTTTTCATTTCGCAATATCT GTTCTGAAATGGGAGCAAATTCCTGCTGACAAGCGAGCTCAGTTAATGAGAGAGAAGCAG